The stretch of DNA CTCAAGGGTGAGGTCGGGATCGACTCCGAGGCGGGCCCCACCGAGATCGCCATCCTCGCCGACGACTCCGCCGACCCGGCCTATGTCGCGGCGGACCTCATCTCCCAGGCCGAGCACGACCCGCTGGCCGCGGCGGTCCTGGTCACCGACTCCGAGACGCTGGCCGAGGAGGTGGAGGCCGAGCTGGACAAGCAGGTGAGCGTGACCAAGCACGTCGAGCGGATCCGCACCTCCCTGTCGGGCTCCCAGTCGGGCATCGTCCTGGTCGACGACATCGAGCAGGGCATCGCGGTGGTCAACGCGTACGCCGCCGAGCACCTGGAGATCCAGACCCGCAACGCCACGGTGGATGCCGGTCGCATCCGCAACGCCGGTGCGATCTTCATCGGGCCGTTCGCGCCGGTCTCCCTCGGCGACTACTGCGCCGGCTCGAACCACGTGCTGCCCACCGGCGGCTGCGCCTGCCACAGCTCGGGGCTGAGCGTGCGTGCCTTCACCAAGTCGGTGCACGTCATCGACTACTCCCGTGACGGCCTGGCCGCCGTCAAGGACCACGTCGTCACGCTGGCGCACGCGGAGGATCTGCCCGGACACGGGGCGGCCGTGTCGGTGCGGTTCGCCGACACCGGAGTCGAGGGCTGATGTTCCCGCCGATCCGCGAGGAGCTCGCCGGCATCGAGCCGTACGGCGCTCCGCAGCTCGACGTACCCGTCCAGCTCAACGTCAACGAGAATCCCTACGGTCCCTCCGCGGCGTGCATCGCCGACATCGCCGCCTCGGTCGCGGAGGCCGCCGCGAGCCTCAACCGCTACCCGGACCGCGAGTTCGTCGCGCTGCGCTCGGCGCTGGCCGCCTACCTGTCCCGGGACGCACCGGTCAGCCCCGACATGGTGTGGGCGGCGAACGGGTCCAACGAGGTGATGCTCCAGCTGCTGCAGGCATTCGGTGGTCCGGGCCGGACAGCGCTGAGCTTCGCGCCGACGTACTCGATGTACCCGGAGTATGCCCGCGACACCAGCACCGAATGGGTCACCGGCCAGCGCGAGTCCGACTTCTCGCTGGACCTGGAGAAGGCCCGCGCGCTGGTCGAGGAGGTCCGCCCCAGCGTGGTCCTGCTGCCCAGCCCCAACAACCCGACGGGCACGGCGCTGGACCCCGCCGCCATCAGCGCGCTGTCCGAGGCGGTCGGGGAGCGTGGCGTCCTCGTGGTCGACGAGGCGTACGGCGAGTTCCGCCGCGCCGGCGTCCCGTCGGCGCTCGAGTCGCTCGCCGCCCATCGCAACCTGGTGGTCACCCGCACCATGTCGAAGGCGTTCGCCGGGGCCGGCCTGCGCCTGGGCTACTTCGCAGCCGACCCGGCGATCTGCGACGCCGTCCGCGTCGTACGCCTTCCCTACCATCTCTCGGCGCTCACCCAGGCCGCCGCGCAGGCGGCGCTGCGGCACGCCGACGAACTGCTCGCCAACGTCGCCGCGCTGCGCGAGGAGCGCGACGGGTGCGTGGCGTGGCTGCGCGAGCAGGGGTTCACCGTCGCCGAGAGCGATGCGAACTACGCCCTCTTCGGCACCTTCCCCGACCGGCACGCGGTCTTCGAGGGGCTGCTGGAGCGGGGCGTGCTGATCCGCGAGACCGGGCCGGCCGGCTGGTTGCGGGTCTCGATCGGCACCCCCGCCGAGATGGACGCATTCAAGAAGGCCCTACTGGAGGTCACGCGATGACTCGCACCGCCCGCATCGAGCGCCAGACGTCGGAGTCGAAGATCGTCGTCGAGCTGGATCTCGACGGCACCGGCGCCCATGACATCTCGACCGGTGTCGGGTTCTACGACCACATGCTCACCGCGCTCGCACGGCACTCCCTGATCAACCTGACAGTGGCGGCCGAGGGCGACCTGCACATCGACGCCCACCACACGGTCGAGGACACCGCCATCGTCATCGGCCAGGCGATCCGCGAGGCGCTGGGCGACAAGAGCGGGATCCGCCGGTACGGCGATGCGACGGTGCCCCTCGACGACGCCCTCGTCCAGGCCGTCGTCGACGTATCGGGTCGCCCCTACCTCGTGCACTCCGGCGAGCCCGCGGGGCAGGAGCACGTCCTCCTCTACGGCTCGGGCGTGCCCTACCTCGGCTCCCTGACACGGCACGTGTTCGAGTCCATCGCCCACCACGCCTACATCACCACCCACATCCGGGTGCTCGACGGCCGCGAGCCGCACCACATCGTGGAGACGCAGTTCAAGGCGTTCGCCCGGGCACTGCGGCAGGCGATCGAGCGCGACCCGCGCGAGTCGGGCATCCCGTCGACCAAGGGCGCCCTGTAGTGGCGGCTCCCTCGGTCGTGGTCCTCGACTACGGCTCGGGCAACCTGCGTTCCGCCGTACGGGCGGTGGAGCGGGCCGGAGCATCGGTCGAGCTGACCGGCGACCTCGACACCGCGATGGCGGCCGACGGTCTGCTGGTGCCCGGCGTGGGCGCCTACGAGGCGTGCATGAGCGGGCTGCGGGCCATCCGCGGCGAGCGGATCATCGGCCGTCGGCTCGCCGGCGGCCGTCCGGTGCTCGGCATCTGCGTCGGGATGCAGATCCTCTTCTCCCGAGGCGTCGAGCACGGCACGGAGACAGAGGGCTGCGACGAGTGGCCCGGCGTGGTCGAGCGGTTGCAGGCGCCGGTGGTGCCGCACATGGGGTGGAACACCGTCGAGGTGCCGTCCGGCTCGGCGCTCTTCGCCGGGATCGAGGAGGAGCGGTTCTACTTCGTGCACTCCTACGGCGTACGCCGCTGGGAGCTCGTCACCAACGATCGCACGCAGGCTCCGCTGGTGACCTGGGCCGAGACCGGGCCCGACCAGCAGCATGGTGACCGCTTCGTGGCGGCGGTGGAGAACGGGCCGCTGTCGGCGACCCAGTTCCATCCCGAGAAGTCGGGCGACGCCGGCGCCGCGCTGCTGCGCAACTGGGTCCAGTCGCTGAAGTCGGCCTGATGCCGTCCGGGGTGCGCGCACGGGCACGCGCGGAGCGGGAGCGGCTGGCCGCCGAGGCCGCTGCCGAGCGTGTCGTGCGCGAGGCGTCGATCGCGCGGCGACGACAGCGCCTGGCCAGGATCGGGGTCAGCGCGAGCAGGCTCGGCCCGCGTCGGCGTCGTCGCGGCCGGCAGACCGGCATCCTCGCCGCGCGCCGCCGCACCCAGACCCGGCTGCTGATCGCCCTCCTCGTGGTGGCCAACGTCGTCGTCTGGCTGATTGAGCCGTCCTGGGCCGGGCGTGCGCTCGCCCTGATCGCCAGCGTCCTGGTGGCCCCCGTCCTGTACACCGTGTTGTTCCGAAAGGCCTGAACGTGTCCTACCTCGAGCTGCTGCCCGCCGTCGACATCAAGGGCGGCCAGGCCGTCCAGCTGGTCCAGGGCGTCGACGGGTCCGAGAAGCGCTTCGGCGATCCGATCGAGGCGGCCCTGCGCTGGCAGGAGATGGGCGCCGAGTGGATCCACCTCGTCGACCTCGACGCGGCGTTCGGTGCCGGGTCCAACCGTGAGCTGCAGGCCGAGATCGTCGGCCGGCTCGACATCAAGGTCGAGATGAGCGGCGGCATCCGTGACGACGAGTCGCTCGAGGCGGCGATGGCGACCGGTTGCCGACGGGTGAACATCGGCACCGCTGCGCTGGAGAAGCCGGAGTGGTGCGCCGCGGCGATCGCGACGTGGGGCGACCGGGTCGCGATCGGCCTGGACGTGCGGGGCACGACGCTTGCCGCCCGAGGCTGGACCCGGGACGGCGGCGACCTCTACGAGACCCTGGCCCGGCTCGACGCCGAGGGGTGCGCCCGTTACGTCGTCACCGACGTCAACAAGGACGGCATGCTCCAGGGCCCGAACCTGGACCTGCTGC from Nocardioides sp. BP30 encodes:
- a CDS encoding histidinol-phosphate transaminase, which codes for MFPPIREELAGIEPYGAPQLDVPVQLNVNENPYGPSAACIADIAASVAEAAASLNRYPDREFVALRSALAAYLSRDAPVSPDMVWAANGSNEVMLQLLQAFGGPGRTALSFAPTYSMYPEYARDTSTEWVTGQRESDFSLDLEKARALVEEVRPSVVLLPSPNNPTGTALDPAAISALSEAVGERGVLVVDEAYGEFRRAGVPSALESLAAHRNLVVTRTMSKAFAGAGLRLGYFAADPAICDAVRVVRLPYHLSALTQAAAQAALRHADELLANVAALREERDGCVAWLREQGFTVAESDANYALFGTFPDRHAVFEGLLERGVLIRETGPAGWLRVSIGTPAEMDAFKKALLEVTR
- the hisB gene encoding imidazoleglycerol-phosphate dehydratase HisB, whose amino-acid sequence is MTRTARIERQTSESKIVVELDLDGTGAHDISTGVGFYDHMLTALARHSLINLTVAAEGDLHIDAHHTVEDTAIVIGQAIREALGDKSGIRRYGDATVPLDDALVQAVVDVSGRPYLVHSGEPAGQEHVLLYGSGVPYLGSLTRHVFESIAHHAYITTHIRVLDGREPHHIVETQFKAFARALRQAIERDPRESGIPSTKGAL
- the hisH gene encoding imidazole glycerol phosphate synthase subunit HisH, with the protein product MAAPSVVVLDYGSGNLRSAVRAVERAGASVELTGDLDTAMAADGLLVPGVGAYEACMSGLRAIRGERIIGRRLAGGRPVLGICVGMQILFSRGVEHGTETEGCDEWPGVVERLQAPVVPHMGWNTVEVPSGSALFAGIEEERFYFVHSYGVRRWELVTNDRTQAPLVTWAETGPDQQHGDRFVAAVENGPLSATQFHPEKSGDAGAALLRNWVQSLKSA
- the priA gene encoding bifunctional 1-(5-phosphoribosyl)-5-((5-phosphoribosylamino)methylideneamino)imidazole-4-carboxamide isomerase/phosphoribosylanthranilate isomerase PriA — protein: MSYLELLPAVDIKGGQAVQLVQGVDGSEKRFGDPIEAALRWQEMGAEWIHLVDLDAAFGAGSNRELQAEIVGRLDIKVEMSGGIRDDESLEAAMATGCRRVNIGTAALEKPEWCAAAIATWGDRVAIGLDVRGTTLAARGWTRDGGDLYETLARLDAEGCARYVVTDVNKDGMLQGPNLDLLRDVCSRTSAPVVASGGVTTIEDIRALMTLVRPDGEAGGVEGAIAGTALYTGSLSLEEALAVTRGSAS